In the genome of Aequorivita sp. H23M31, the window AACAGCAGCATCCGACTTTCTATTTACGCTAAGCGATTCACCATTAAAACAATGCAAATGGTGGGAGCAACCAAAAAATTTATCCGTCAACCGTTTGTATGGAAAAGCGTAAGGCTGGGAATAATCGGAGCCGTAGTGGCAATGATCGGAATGGGAGTTGTTCTTTATTATTTGAATAAGAGCTTCCCACAATTACAATTACTGAGCGATCCTGGAATTCTGGTGGCACTATTTGTATTTATACTTATGATGGGAATAGTAATTACTTGGTTCAGCACCTTTATTGCAACGCAACGGTTTTTGAATTTAAGGACGGACGATTTGTATTATTAGTCCCCTTAACCCCCAGAGGGGGAATTGGAGGCTGGAGATGTGGGATTTGGCAAAGATCTTTCAAACCTTTTAAACCTGTAAACTTGCAACCTGTAACTTGCAACCTGAAACCTGAAACCTGAGTAAAAATGGGAGAAAAAAAACGAAGAGAAGAAGTGGAAAAGCCGGAATTTATTTTCCACGCTAAGAACTATAAGTTTATGCTTATTGGGATTGCATTTATTGCCTTGGGTTTTATTTTGATGGCCGGCGGCGGAAGTGACGATCCAAATGTTTTTAATCCTGAAATTTATAGTTGGAGAAGGATTAGACTTGCTCCTGCCTTGGTTTTAATAGGGTTTGCCATTGAGGTTTATGCCATTTTGTTGAATCCTTCGCCTAAAGAAGAAAATTAGTGGATACATTTCAAGCTTTTGTTCTTGCCATTATTGAGGGGTTAACCGAATTTTTACCCGTTTCATCAACCGGTCATTTAATCATTGCATCTTCATTTTTTGGCATTGCCCAAGATGATTTTACAAAACTTTTTACCATAGTTATCCAATTGGGTACTATTCTCTCTGTAGTTGTTTTATATTTTAGAAGATTTTTCCAAAGTATAGATTTCTATTATAAACTTTTGGTGGCCTTTCTTCCGGCAGTGGTACTAGGTCTATTATTGAATGACGTTATTGATAGTTTGCTCGAAAGTCCGTTGACAGTTGCAATTTCATTGGTAATTGGTGGAATAATACTTATAAAAGTCGACGATTGGTTTGGAGATGGGGAAGAAACCGAAATCTCTTATATAACCGCATTGAAAATTGGATTTTTTCAATGTTTGGCAATGATTCCAGGTGTTTCCCGAAGCGGTGCAAGTATCGTTGGTGGGATGACCCAGAAATTATCGAGAAAAACCGCTGCGGAATTTTCCTTCTTTTTAGCGGTTCCAACAATGCTCGGAGCAACCGTAAAGAAAAGTTACGATTATTATAAGGCTGGTTTTGAATTAACTCCAGATCAGGTGAACCATCTTATTATTGGAAATGTTGTAGGATTTATAGTCGCACTGATTGCCATAAAATTCTTTATAGATTATTTGAGCAAACACGGATTTAAGATTTTCGGCTACTATCGCATTTTCGCTGGAGTTGCCATTTTGTTGATCCACTTTTTTGTAATGAAGTTGGAGGTTATTTAAAACTTCAAACCAAATTTTTCTTTCTTATCTTTCAAGGATTATTCCACCTGAAATAAAATAAGTACACAATTCTTTTTTCCGAAACAATCACGGCTACAAAATGAGATTAACGATTACAATTCTTGTCGCTTTAGTTTTATGCAGTTGTGGAGACAAAAAAATTGAAGACTCACAAATGTTTGTTGGAGCCTATAGAATGATGGATCAATTGGTTCCATATCCTTATATTTTTCAGCAAAAAAAGGACTCTGTTTTTTTATTTGACAATACGGGAAATTTGATTGATAAGATTGTAAGCAAAGGAATTGAAGATACTACGGGAATTCAATTCGAAAAGCATCATTTTAAAATATTAAAGATAAAAGAGAATGGCTTTTTCGCATATAACCTTTTGGATACTTTAAATTTTCAACAATTTAAAAATGGTATTATAAGTCCGAAGAGCGTTGCTAAATTTGAAAAATTAGCTGCCGTTAAGAAACTTGATATTGAAGAAATTCAAAATAAAATAGGAAATTCTATTTGGAATTATGATGTTATTGAGGATGAAAACAGCAATCCTAATGAAGATTTGAAAATCAAACAATTGTTGCACTTTAGAAATGACAGCTTAAATATTATTACGGAATACTATTATGAAGGGCTAAAAACAGTTTCTGAATACGAAACCAAAGCATATCATATCTTTCAAATAGACCAGAATTATTTTCTTTCCTTTCAAAAAGAAGTGGATAATCCACAACCAATTTATCAAATAATCGGCGCCGACTCCCAAACCGTTGGATTAAGGGATTTTTCTTCGAGAGAAATCAAAAACATAAAGTTTGTTAAGGATTCTACTAGCACTGAATATTTCAAAGATTTAATTAAAAACACCGCACAATATTCAAAATGTTTTGATGGCTATCAAGGAGAATATTATTATGGTGACGATGTAACTTACAAGAAAGGGAATAACTACATCGTAGAATATGTAAATATTGACGCACCTAAAAATGATATGAAATCAGGATATATCATTATTCATTATACTGTAAACTGTCGAGGCAATCTTGGCAATTTCGGTTTAATTCAAATGAATAGGGATTTCAAAAAAACTTCTTTCAAAAAAGAGATGGTAAATCATCTTTTAAATAAAGTGAGCCTTTTAAACGATTTCCCCTCATCTGTTTCAGAAAAAGAATGGCTCAAATACAAAGATGTTCATGGATTTTTAATGTTTAAACTGGAGAAAGGAAAAATTGTAGACTTATGTCCATAAAACAAATCATTTTTATAGGAACTATTTTTCATGTATTTCTAAGCTGTAAAGAAAAATCGACTTCAGATTTTGCAACGTTGGACGACAGCAAAAAAGAGGAGCTATCAAATTACTATCACGAATTATCAAATTATTTTTTGCAACCCTCAGAATTATATCGGGTTTATAAAGATTCTGCATTAATGGTACAGCCAGATAATGTGGAAATAAGACAGAAACTTTCCTATTCCTATAAGAAAGTAGGAGACCATATTAAGGCGATGGAAGTTTTGAACAAAGCCGTGGAAATTGACACTGCACAGGGTAAAACAGATGTTTTGGAATATAGAGCTTGGACGCTTTTGTACTATTATAGAGATTATGAAGGTGCGGTAAGAGACGTGGATTTAATTGAAAAAATATCAGGGAGAACTTATAATCCATGCTGGGGAGAGCCTTGTGGGTTTCATAAAGGGCAAGCTTTATATAAACTTCGTGAATACGAAAAAGCCATTGAAACCTTTGAGATTGTTAACATTGAAGAAGAGAAAATTGGTTTCGATATTAACGACAATTATATGATTTTCTTCTATATGGGAAGGTGTTATGCTGAAATGAAAGATTTCGATAACGCAATTAAATATTATAAAAAATCTTTGGCCTCCGTCGACAAATTTCCGGAAGCGTATTTTCAATTAGGGTTGGTTTACAAGATGTTAAATAAAAAGGCGAAAGCTGATAAAAATTTTGAATTGGCAAAAAAATACATTGCTTATAATATGGGTGAGCCTTATGTCGAGAGATTTGAC includes:
- a CDS encoding DUF3098 domain-containing protein, with the translated sequence MGEKKRREEVEKPEFIFHAKNYKFMLIGIAFIALGFILMAGGGSDDPNVFNPEIYSWRRIRLAPALVLIGFAIEVYAILLNPSPKEEN
- a CDS encoding tetratricopeptide repeat protein, with translation MSIKQIIFIGTIFHVFLSCKEKSTSDFATLDDSKKEELSNYYHELSNYFLQPSELYRVYKDSALMVQPDNVEIRQKLSYSYKKVGDHIKAMEVLNKAVEIDTAQGKTDVLEYRAWTLLYYYRDYEGAVRDVDLIEKISGRTYNPCWGEPCGFHKGQALYKLREYEKAIETFEIVNIEEEKIGFDINDNYMIFFYMGRCYAEMKDFDNAIKYYKKSLASVDKFPEAYFQLGLVYKMLNKKAKADKNFELAKKYIAYNMGEPYVERFDKVFLYRIEREMNE
- a CDS encoding undecaprenyl-diphosphate phosphatase — its product is MDTFQAFVLAIIEGLTEFLPVSSTGHLIIASSFFGIAQDDFTKLFTIVIQLGTILSVVVLYFRRFFQSIDFYYKLLVAFLPAVVLGLLLNDVIDSLLESPLTVAISLVIGGIILIKVDDWFGDGEETEISYITALKIGFFQCLAMIPGVSRSGASIVGGMTQKLSRKTAAEFSFFLAVPTMLGATVKKSYDYYKAGFELTPDQVNHLIIGNVVGFIVALIAIKFFIDYLSKHGFKIFGYYRIFAGVAILLIHFFVMKLEVI